The following coding sequences lie in one Oscillatoria salina IIICB1 genomic window:
- the galE gene encoding UDP-glucose 4-epimerase GalE produces MSEDKSTVLVTGGAGYIGSHAVLALQKAGYKVVVLDNLVYGHRELVEEVLKVELVVGDTSDRAFLDNLFATHNIAAVMHFAAYTYVGESVTDPGKYYHNNVVGTLTLLSAMVAANVKKFVFSSTCATYGIPEEIPLPETHSQKPINPYGMSKLMVEQILTDFDRAYELKSVRFRYFNAAGADPSGLLGEDHDPETHLIPLVLLTALGKRESIAIFGTDYPTPDGTCLRDYIHVTDLADAHVLGLEYLLKGGETNVFNLGNGNGFSVREVIDTVKKVTGKNFSVVECDRRPGDPPSLVGTSAKARQILGWYPQYTDLNEIIRHAWQWHQQRHG; encoded by the coding sequence GTGTCAGAAGATAAATCAACTGTATTGGTGACAGGAGGAGCGGGTTATATTGGCTCTCACGCGGTGTTAGCATTACAAAAAGCGGGTTATAAGGTGGTGGTTCTTGATAACTTGGTCTATGGACATCGAGAGCTAGTAGAAGAGGTTTTAAAGGTAGAATTGGTTGTCGGAGATACTAGCGATCGCGCTTTTCTGGATAATCTTTTTGCTACTCACAATATTGCGGCGGTCATGCACTTTGCTGCTTATACTTATGTGGGTGAGTCGGTAACAGATCCTGGTAAATATTATCACAATAATGTGGTCGGAACGCTGACTTTATTGTCAGCAATGGTAGCAGCAAATGTCAAAAAGTTTGTCTTTTCTTCTACTTGCGCTACTTATGGAATACCCGAAGAAATTCCCCTCCCGGAAACTCATTCCCAAAAGCCGATTAATCCTTATGGGATGAGTAAGTTAATGGTAGAACAAATCTTAACTGATTTCGATCGCGCTTACGAGCTAAAATCAGTACGTTTCCGTTATTTTAATGCTGCGGGAGCAGATCCAAGTGGTTTATTAGGAGAAGATCACGATCCGGAAACCCATTTAATTCCGTTAGTGTTATTAACTGCTTTAGGTAAACGCGAATCAATTGCAATTTTTGGAACCGATTATCCGACTCCCGATGGAACTTGTTTGCGGGATTATATTCACGTTACTGACTTAGCTGATGCTCATGTTTTGGGCTTAGAATATTTGTTAAAAGGTGGCGAAACTAATGTCTTTAATTTAGGTAATGGTAACGGTTTTTCGGTGCGAGAAGTAATCGATACAGTTAAGAAAGTTACTGGTAAAAATTTCTCTGTGGTAGAATGCGATCGCCGTCCTGGAGATCCACCTAGTTTGGTGGGTACGAGTGCAAAAGCTCGTCAAATTTTGGGCTGGTATCCTCAATATACGGACTTAAATGAAATTATCCGTCATGCTTGGCAATGGCATCAACAGCGTCATGGTTAA